From Meiothermus sp. QL-1, the proteins below share one genomic window:
- a CDS encoding type II toxin-antitoxin system Phd/YefM family antitoxin produces the protein MKVNIHEAKTRFSQLVEKALRGEEVIISKHGKPLLRLVPIEGQKGQRPVELHPHKLSDAEIEESLKPLGEDELAEWLR, from the coding sequence GTGAAGGTCAACATCCACGAAGCCAAGACCCGGTTTTCCCAGTTGGTCGAAAAAGCCCTGCGGGGCGAGGAGGTGATTATCTCCAAGCACGGCAAACCCCTGCTCCGGCTGGTACCCATCGAGGGTCAGAAGGGTCAGCGCCCGGTGGAACTCCACCCCCACAAGCTGAGCGATGCCGAGATTGAAGAATCCTTGAAGCCCCTGGGCGAAGATGAGCTGGCAGAGTGGCTTCGCTAG
- a CDS encoding type II toxin-antitoxin system VapC family toxin, producing the protein MRFLLDTHTLLWYDTAKALLSARVLALVRNRSHEVYVSSITAWELAIKWKLGRLPSARNLLEEYHSSLQVYGFLELPFSSVHALQASRYDQEHKDPFDRALAAQAQVEQLTLLSKDEVFDRFGVSRLW; encoded by the coding sequence ATGCGATTCCTGCTCGATACGCATACCCTCCTGTGGTACGACACTGCCAAAGCCCTGCTTTCCGCGCGGGTACTGGCCCTTGTCAGAAACCGCAGCCATGAGGTTTATGTCAGCTCCATAACAGCCTGGGAGCTGGCCATCAAGTGGAAACTGGGCAGGCTGCCCTCGGCCAGGAATTTGCTGGAGGAATATCACAGCAGCTTACAAGTCTATGGCTTTTTGGAACTCCCTTTTTCGAGCGTCCATGCCCTGCAGGCAAGTCGCTATGACCAGGAGCACAAAGACCCTTTCGATAGGGCCCTAGCGGCGCAGGCCCAGGTCGAGCAACTTACCCTGTTGAGCAAGGATGAGGTTTTTGACCGGTTTGGGGTAAGCCGGCTCTGGTGA
- a CDS encoding IclR family transcriptional regulator C-terminal domain-containing protein, with protein sequence MRRQGYATTVDELDYGVTALAFPIRAPDGTTIAALNTSGYTGLATLERLVAKRLPELRSAAHRITLSRNPVIYSMLAP encoded by the coding sequence ATACGTCGACAGGGCTACGCCACCACCGTTGACGAGCTCGATTATGGTGTGACCGCCCTAGCATTTCCGATTCGGGCCCCCGATGGCACCACCATTGCGGCGCTCAATACCTCGGGGTACACCGGGCTGGCAACGCTCGAACGGCTTGTAGCTAAGCGCCTTCCAGAGCTTCGCTCCGCAGCTCATCGCATAACCCTAAGTCGGAACCCGGTCATCTACTCTATGCTGGCTCCCTAG